Proteins from a single region of Weeksella virosa DSM 16922:
- a CDS encoding acyl carrier protein: MSDITSRVKAIIVDKLGVDESEVTLESSFTNDLGADSLDTVELIMEFEKEFDIQIPDDQAEKISTVGQAVKYIEDLNK, from the coding sequence ATGTCTGACATTACATCAAGAGTAAAAGCAATTATCGTTGATAAGTTAGGTGTTGACGAAAGCGAAGTAACTTTAGAATCAAGCTTCACAAACGATTTAGGAGCCGATTCGTTGGATACTGTTGAGTTGATTATGGAGTTCGAAAAAGAATTTGATATCCAGATTCCAGACGATCAAGCTGAAAAAATTTCAACTGTAGGTCAAGCGGTTAAATATATCGAAGACTTAAACAAGTAA
- a CDS encoding tRNA1(Val) (adenine(37)-N6)-methyltransferase — MNKKPQPFRFKEFCIYQDQTAMKVGTDGVLLGAWARVSDAKKILDVGTGTGLIALMLAQRNPTAMIDAVEIDASAYKQAERNVQESKFHERVSVIFNDFSAFSPNQKYDCIVSNPPYFEENKRMQNSERKTARQQNNLTFHQLCKKASDLLEKNGHLCLILPFSSLDNIREVAKIFGLFCNKICFVKGHNNSPVIRVLLEFSFEEGTTITENLTIEKDRHVYTEEYIALTKAFYLKM, encoded by the coding sequence ATGAATAAAAAACCTCAACCTTTTCGGTTCAAAGAATTTTGCATATATCAAGACCAAACTGCCATGAAAGTTGGTACAGACGGCGTTCTTTTGGGTGCTTGGGCTAGAGTGTCAGATGCAAAAAAAATTTTAGACGTTGGTACCGGAACGGGACTCATCGCACTGATGTTGGCACAGAGAAACCCTACTGCAATGATCGACGCTGTCGAGATTGATGCTTCAGCTTACAAACAAGCCGAAAGAAATGTACAAGAGAGTAAATTCCATGAAAGAGTTTCGGTTATATTCAACGATTTTTCTGCTTTTTCACCTAACCAAAAATACGACTGTATTGTTTCTAACCCACCATATTTCGAAGAAAATAAGCGCATGCAAAACTCCGAAAGAAAAACAGCTCGCCAACAAAACAATCTCACCTTTCATCAATTATGCAAAAAAGCATCCGATTTACTCGAAAAAAATGGACACTTGTGTCTCATCCTACCGTTTTCTTCTTTGGATAATATACGAGAAGTTGCTAAAATTTTCGGTTTATTCTGCAACAAAATTTGCTTTGTAAAAGGACACAATAATTCTCCTGTAATCCGTGTATTATTAGAGTTTAGTTTTGAAGAAGGAACGACAATAACCGAAAATTTGACCATCGAAAAAGACCGACATGTTTACACCGAAGAATATATAGCACTCACCAAAGCATTTTACCTAAAAATGTAA
- the pheS gene encoding phenylalanine--tRNA ligase subunit alpha — MIEQIKKHIQEVLAYQTQDTAEIEAFRIKYLGKKGILNDLFAQFKNVPNDQKKEFGQVINELKNAANQKVNDLKETLQNEQDTALTMDLTRPGEPFPMGSRHPINIVKNRIISIFERIGFTLSEGPEIEDDWHNFTALNLPQHHPARDMQDTFFIEKNPDWVLRTHTSSVQIRHLENNRPPLRFLSPGRVYRNEAISSRSHMMFHQIEGLYIDKDVSFADLRQTLSYFTQELFGKSEIRLRPSFFPFTEPSAEVDVYWGLETEADYRMTKGTGWLEIMGCGMVDPNVLKNVNIDPEEFSGYAFGMGIERIALLLYQIGDIRLYTENDIRFLKQFKAELF; from the coding sequence ATGATTGAGCAAATAAAAAAACACATCCAAGAAGTTTTGGCTTATCAGACCCAAGACACTGCCGAAATAGAAGCATTTAGAATAAAATATTTAGGAAAAAAAGGAATTCTAAATGATTTGTTTGCTCAATTCAAAAATGTCCCCAATGATCAGAAAAAAGAGTTTGGCCAAGTTATCAATGAACTAAAAAATGCTGCAAACCAAAAAGTAAACGACCTCAAGGAAACTTTGCAAAACGAGCAAGACACAGCATTAACTATGGACCTTACTAGACCTGGCGAACCTTTCCCGATGGGTTCTCGTCATCCTATCAATATCGTGAAAAATAGAATTATTTCTATTTTCGAGCGTATTGGCTTCACCTTGTCTGAAGGGCCAGAAATAGAAGATGATTGGCACAACTTTACGGCACTTAATTTACCACAACACCACCCTGCTCGTGATATGCAAGACACTTTCTTTATAGAAAAAAATCCGGATTGGGTTTTGCGTACGCACACATCATCGGTACAGATAAGACATTTAGAAAACAACCGTCCGCCACTAAGATTTTTATCTCCAGGTAGGGTGTACCGGAATGAAGCTATTTCGTCGCGTTCGCATATGATGTTTCACCAAATAGAAGGTTTGTACATCGATAAAGATGTTTCTTTTGCAGATTTACGTCAAACTTTGAGTTATTTTACACAAGAACTTTTTGGGAAAAGTGAAATTAGACTTCGCCCTTCTTTCTTTCCGTTCACCGAGCCTTCTGCAGAAGTAGATGTATATTGGGGCTTAGAAACAGAAGCTGATTACCGTATGACCAAAGGAACGGGTTGGCTAGAAATTATGGGTTGCGGAATGGTGGATCCTAACGTATTGAAAAATGTAAACATTGATCCTGAAGAGTTTTCGGGATATGCATTTGGAATGGGGATTGAGCGAATTGCCCTTCTGCTTTACCAGATTGGAGATATCCGTTTGTATACTGAAAATGATATCCGCTTTTTGAAGCAATTCAAAGCTGAATTATTCTAA
- the pckA gene encoding phosphoenolpyruvate carboxykinase (ATP), which produces MSLDLTVYGIENAKINYQLSADELEKEMVRNGQGEVTSSGAINMLTGEFTGRSPKDRFIVKDEITENSVWWDGKINIPFDAEKFDRLYEKVVKHLSNREVYVRDAYACADDRYKTKIRAITETPGANLFIYNMFIRPTEEELQNFGEADWTIVNAPSFMANPEEDGTISHNFSILNFKRKIIINGGTGYTGEMKKGVFSALNFILPVEKNVLPMHCSANSGNDGDTALFFGLSGTGKTTLSADKNRRLIGDDEHGWTPDDTVFNFEGGCYAKVINLSAEGEPEIFGAIKKGALLENVKFVEGSNVVDYTNDEITENTRVSYPIDYIENIAVPSVGKNPKNIFFLSFDAFGVFPPIAKLNAQQAAYLFISGYTSKVAGTEAGITEPQTTFSNCFGAPFMPLHPTKYAKMLSEKVESSNVNVWLINTGWNGQKKRMSLKDTRTVINAALSGELDNATFRQDPFFGFQIPEKVEGVDAEKLDPATSFDSPEAYEKNAVILAGKFKENFKKFEEFASEELLAGGPII; this is translated from the coding sequence ATGAGTTTAGATCTTACAGTTTACGGAATAGAAAATGCGAAGATAAACTACCAATTATCAGCAGACGAATTAGAGAAAGAAATGGTGCGTAATGGCCAAGGAGAAGTTACTTCTTCGGGTGCAATCAACATGTTAACAGGTGAATTCACCGGCCGCTCGCCTAAGGATCGTTTCATCGTAAAAGACGAAATTACAGAAAATTCAGTTTGGTGGGATGGGAAAATTAATATTCCATTCGATGCTGAAAAATTTGATCGCTTATACGAAAAAGTCGTAAAACATCTCAGTAACCGAGAAGTATATGTGCGTGATGCGTATGCTTGTGCAGATGATCGTTACAAAACAAAAATTCGTGCAATCACCGAAACTCCAGGAGCAAACTTGTTTATCTACAATATGTTTATCCGACCAACCGAGGAAGAATTACAAAACTTTGGTGAGGCTGATTGGACAATTGTTAACGCACCATCTTTTATGGCAAACCCAGAAGAAGATGGAACAATATCGCATAATTTTTCTATCCTCAATTTCAAACGTAAAATTATCATTAACGGAGGAACTGGTTATACTGGGGAAATGAAAAAGGGGGTATTCTCTGCGCTGAATTTCATCTTACCGGTTGAGAAAAATGTATTGCCAATGCATTGCTCTGCCAATTCGGGAAATGATGGCGATACAGCTTTGTTTTTTGGACTTTCGGGTACAGGAAAAACAACATTATCAGCCGATAAGAATCGTCGTTTAATTGGGGATGACGAGCATGGTTGGACACCTGATGATACGGTTTTCAATTTCGAGGGAGGATGTTATGCTAAAGTAATCAACCTATCGGCCGAAGGAGAGCCTGAAATTTTTGGTGCAATCAAAAAAGGAGCTCTTTTAGAAAATGTGAAATTTGTAGAAGGAAGCAATGTGGTTGATTATACCAATGACGAAATTACCGAAAATACGCGGGTGAGTTATCCGATTGATTATATCGAAAATATAGCGGTGCCATCAGTAGGTAAAAATCCGAAAAATATTTTCTTCTTATCGTTCGATGCATTTGGGGTTTTCCCTCCGATTGCAAAGTTAAACGCACAACAGGCCGCCTATTTGTTTATTTCGGGTTACACATCAAAAGTAGCTGGGACAGAAGCCGGAATTACCGAACCTCAGACAACTTTTTCTAACTGTTTTGGTGCGCCATTTATGCCATTGCACCCGACCAAATATGCGAAGATGTTGAGCGAAAAAGTAGAGAGTAGTAATGTGAATGTTTGGTTGATCAATACAGGATGGAATGGTCAGAAAAAGCGTATGTCTTTAAAAGATACACGCACCGTAATCAATGCTGCGCTGAGTGGTGAATTGGATAATGCAACTTTCCGTCAGGATCCTTTCTTTGGATTCCAAATTCCAGAAAAAGTAGAAGGCGTAGATGCAGAAAAATTAGATCCGGCAACCTCTTTTGATTCTCCGGAAGCTTACGAAAAGAATGCAGTGATTTTGGCTGGGAAATTTAAAGAAAACTTCAAGAAATTCGAAGAGTTTGCAAGTGAAGAATTATTAGCGGGAGGACCGATTATATAA
- a CDS encoding ABC transporter substrate-binding protein, with the protein MKIQTWILYLLLSFSYFTCKKAEKPSSQPQLSYAAYLNYQKTDQQIEIWIDGQKQAFPLTKFPYKRIVVTQTASIGFLKELDALDKLIGVTDANFIYQPAIRTKIQANKILEFGNASELLVEKILEAKPDLIIASSNPSHIKALSILQQSGIDVLLIDDYKETSPIGRVEYLKLFGLLVGKEELAQKRFSEIRENYENTKTKIANAKANKHTTFVNTMYGDVWYLPGKETLQAKLLADANANYLWANDGDVLSINASFEQVYKRAKRATIWLNVSDFQNLDQMKAARNQYTWFDAYKTKNVYNTNRKANSNGGSDYFETGVVRPDLILQDLGKIYYPELFSNHSFYFYQKLL; encoded by the coding sequence ATGAAAATACAAACTTGGATTCTCTATTTGCTACTAAGTTTCTCCTATTTTACCTGTAAAAAAGCAGAAAAACCTTCTTCTCAGCCTCAATTATCGTACGCTGCTTATCTCAATTATCAAAAAACAGATCAACAAATAGAAATATGGATCGATGGACAAAAACAAGCTTTCCCTCTAACCAAATTTCCTTATAAGAGAATTGTCGTTACCCAAACCGCTAGTATTGGGTTTCTAAAAGAGTTAGACGCTTTAGACAAACTTATCGGAGTTACAGATGCTAACTTTATTTATCAACCAGCCATACGAACCAAAATACAAGCAAACAAAATCTTAGAATTTGGCAACGCAAGCGAGTTGTTGGTAGAAAAAATATTAGAAGCCAAGCCCGATTTGATTATCGCCTCTTCGAACCCGAGCCACATCAAAGCTCTTTCTATCCTACAGCAGAGTGGAATAGATGTACTTTTGATCGATGATTACAAAGAAACTTCGCCTATCGGACGAGTAGAGTACTTGAAGCTTTTCGGTCTTTTGGTTGGTAAAGAAGAATTGGCACAAAAAAGATTCTCCGAAATCCGTGAAAACTACGAAAACACAAAAACGAAAATAGCAAACGCTAAAGCAAATAAACACACGACTTTTGTAAACACCATGTACGGTGATGTTTGGTATTTACCTGGTAAAGAAACCTTGCAAGCAAAACTTTTGGCAGATGCCAATGCTAATTATTTATGGGCAAATGATGGCGATGTTTTGTCTATTAATGCCAGTTTCGAGCAGGTTTATAAACGAGCCAAAAGAGCAACAATCTGGTTAAATGTAAGTGATTTTCAAAACTTAGACCAGATGAAAGCCGCACGAAATCAATATACTTGGTTCGATGCTTATAAAACAAAAAATGTATACAATACCAATCGAAAAGCAAACTCCAACGGAGGGAGTGATTATTTCGAAACGGGAGTTGTTCGTCCAGATCTTATTTTACAAGATTTAGGAAAGATTTATTATCCAGAATTATTTAGCAATCATTCGTTTTATTTCTATCAAAAATTACTGTAG
- the rnc gene encoding ribonuclease III, with product MFFLKKLFGWLDKPNSKSENPDLVQFVTQLVGVKPKDIRVYEEAFTHRSAQRKDDKGQNVNFERLEFLGDALLGASAAVHLYNSAPDRQEGYLTKMRSKIVSRRQLNEVSRKLHLTEFLIPANNLANLGEDVNGDLLEAFVGAIYVDQGLLITEKFITRYVIAPYITDLEKLEQRIASHKSLILEWSQKTKNSLRFNTFEEQNAEDIQVFVSVVRLNEKVISKGRGTSKKKAEENAAKRAYYSLQKKIVNHDRYPS from the coding sequence ATGTTTTTTCTAAAAAAACTTTTCGGATGGCTTGATAAACCAAACTCGAAAAGTGAAAATCCAGACTTAGTTCAATTTGTCACGCAATTGGTTGGTGTAAAACCGAAAGATATTCGTGTCTACGAGGAAGCATTTACGCATCGGTCTGCACAGCGAAAAGACGACAAAGGACAGAATGTCAATTTCGAACGTTTGGAATTTTTAGGAGATGCATTACTTGGTGCTTCTGCAGCAGTACATTTATACAACAGTGCCCCCGATCGGCAAGAAGGTTATTTGACCAAAATGAGATCGAAAATTGTCTCTCGTAGACAACTCAATGAAGTTTCTAGAAAACTTCATCTTACCGAATTTTTAATTCCTGCCAATAACCTTGCCAATTTGGGCGAAGATGTAAATGGCGATTTATTAGAAGCTTTTGTTGGTGCTATCTACGTTGATCAAGGATTACTGATAACCGAAAAATTTATCACACGATACGTAATTGCACCCTATATTACGGACTTAGAAAAACTAGAACAACGCATTGCAAGCCACAAGAGCCTAATACTAGAATGGAGTCAGAAAACCAAAAATAGTTTACGCTTCAATACCTTCGAAGAACAAAACGCAGAAGATATACAGGTTTTTGTTTCTGTCGTCCGCCTCAATGAAAAAGTAATTTCTAAAGGCAGAGGAACTTCGAAGAAAAAAGCAGAAGAAAACGCTGCCAAACGCGCTTACTATTCACTTCAGAAAAAAATAGTAAATCATGACCGATATCCTTCTTGA
- the fabF gene encoding beta-ketoacyl-ACP synthase II produces the protein MELKRVVVTGIGALTPIGNTYQEYWEGLKNGVSGAAPITLFDATLFKTQFACEVKNFNIEDHFDRKEARKIDRCAQLGIVAAREAIGHSRILDDANVNKERIGVIWGSGIGGIKTFEEEVSNFATGNGIPRFNPFFIPKMIADITPGHISMEFGLMGPNYTTVSACASSTNAIIDAFMLLRLGKADAIVTGGSEAAVTASSIGGFNAMHALSTRNDDPKTASRPFDKDRDGFVMGEGAGCIILEEYEHALARGATIYAELVGCGMTADAHHITAPHPEGKGALNVMKAALEDAKIKAEEINHINMHGTSTPLGDIAESKAIQTLFGDHAYNIQINSTKSMTGHLLGGAGIIEAISTIGAINNSLVPPTINHFTDDENLDPRMDYTFNKAKEKNVEYALSNTFGFGGHNACVIFKKYK, from the coding sequence ATGGAATTAAAAAGAGTAGTAGTAACAGGTATCGGCGCTCTAACACCAATCGGCAATACTTACCAAGAATACTGGGAAGGGTTGAAGAATGGTGTCAGTGGCGCTGCGCCTATTACGCTTTTTGATGCAACTCTTTTTAAGACACAATTTGCTTGTGAGGTTAAAAACTTCAATATTGAAGATCATTTTGACCGAAAAGAAGCGCGCAAAATTGATCGTTGTGCCCAATTGGGAATTGTAGCTGCAAGAGAAGCTATTGGACATAGCCGCATCTTAGATGATGCAAATGTAAACAAAGAGCGTATCGGCGTGATATGGGGTTCTGGCATTGGCGGTATCAAAACATTTGAAGAAGAGGTATCAAATTTCGCAACAGGAAACGGAATACCACGTTTCAATCCGTTCTTTATCCCTAAGATGATAGCAGATATCACACCTGGTCATATTTCGATGGAATTTGGTCTAATGGGGCCAAACTATACCACAGTATCGGCTTGTGCCTCCTCTACAAATGCAATTATAGATGCTTTTATGCTTTTACGTTTGGGTAAAGCAGACGCCATCGTTACTGGTGGCTCTGAAGCAGCAGTAACAGCGTCGAGCATAGGAGGTTTCAATGCAATGCATGCCCTATCTACAAGAAATGATGATCCGAAAACAGCCTCTAGACCCTTTGACAAAGACCGAGATGGATTTGTAATGGGAGAAGGTGCAGGATGTATCATTCTCGAAGAATACGAACATGCCCTAGCAAGAGGAGCAACCATTTATGCAGAATTAGTAGGTTGTGGAATGACAGCAGACGCACACCACATCACAGCTCCTCACCCAGAAGGAAAAGGAGCCCTCAACGTGATGAAAGCTGCCTTGGAAGATGCAAAAATTAAAGCAGAAGAAATCAACCACATCAATATGCATGGGACTTCTACACCGCTTGGAGATATTGCAGAATCTAAAGCAATCCAAACTTTATTTGGGGATCATGCTTACAATATTCAGATAAATTCGACTAAATCAATGACTGGTCATTTGCTTGGTGGTGCTGGAATTATTGAGGCGATTTCGACTATCGGAGCAATCAATAATAGTTTAGTTCCTCCGACCATAAACCATTTTACGGATGATGAAAATCTAGATCCTCGAATGGATTATACCTTTAACAAAGCAAAAGAGAAAAATGTAGAGTATGCATTGAGTAATACTTTTGGTTTTGGTGGACACAATGCATGTGTTATTTTTAAGAAGTATAAGTAA
- the pyk gene encoding pyruvate kinase, which yields MNANKYLKKTKIVATLGPATDSKEILLDMMTKGVDVFRINFSHAEYDEVKKKIETIHQLNDEHGFNTAVLADLQGPKLRIGKMEHEDFVINPGDILTFTNEKVIGNAEKVYMTYPKFAQDVQIGENILIDDGKLIFTVIETNGVDTVKAKTIQGGPLRSKKGVNLPNTKISLPALTEKDKEDALFAIENRVDWFALSFVRSAQDVEDLKAFIRENSNLKIPIISKIEKPEALQNIDDILKVSDGLMVARGDLGVEVPFEEVPREQKRLIDKSKLARKPVIVATQMMESMISSLTPTRAEVSDVANAVFDGADAVMLSGETSVGKYPVQVIEKMTKILQTVEDDEHINIPEHQPKIQNERFVTDIVCYNAAKMVEQTNAKVIATLTYSGYTAFQISSHRPLSYILVFNPSKRINRMLNLLWGVKAINYDPRDTSTDQTVIEVNTIAIERGFVKYGEYIINLNAMPAFEKGITNTVRLTTA from the coding sequence ATGAATGCAAACAAATACCTAAAAAAGACAAAAATTGTCGCAACTTTAGGACCAGCAACCGACTCGAAAGAAATTTTATTAGACATGATGACCAAAGGTGTGGATGTTTTCCGCATCAACTTTTCGCATGCAGAATACGACGAAGTGAAAAAAAAGATAGAAACCATACATCAACTCAACGATGAACATGGTTTCAACACTGCAGTATTAGCCGATTTACAAGGTCCTAAATTGCGAATCGGGAAAATGGAGCACGAAGATTTTGTGATTAATCCGGGCGATATTTTGACGTTTACCAACGAAAAAGTAATCGGCAATGCAGAAAAAGTATACATGACCTATCCCAAGTTTGCGCAAGATGTGCAGATAGGAGAAAATATTTTGATTGATGATGGAAAATTGATTTTTACGGTCATCGAAACCAACGGAGTGGATACTGTAAAAGCAAAAACAATCCAAGGTGGACCATTACGCTCTAAGAAAGGTGTAAATCTTCCCAACACAAAAATTTCTTTACCTGCTCTGACAGAAAAAGACAAAGAAGATGCGCTTTTTGCTATCGAAAATAGAGTCGATTGGTTTGCTCTTTCGTTTGTTCGATCGGCACAAGATGTAGAAGATCTGAAAGCCTTTATCAGAGAAAATTCGAATCTAAAAATTCCGATTATTAGTAAAATAGAAAAGCCAGAAGCACTCCAAAATATAGATGATATTCTGAAAGTTTCTGATGGATTGATGGTTGCTCGTGGAGATTTGGGCGTTGAAGTTCCTTTTGAAGAAGTTCCTAGAGAACAAAAGCGCTTGATAGACAAATCGAAATTGGCTCGTAAACCTGTTATTGTTGCTACCCAAATGATGGAATCTATGATTAGCAGCCTTACACCAACACGCGCAGAGGTAAGTGACGTAGCAAATGCTGTTTTTGATGGTGCTGATGCGGTAATGCTATCGGGCGAAACTTCTGTTGGTAAATATCCTGTTCAGGTGATTGAGAAAATGACCAAAATACTTCAGACTGTAGAAGACGATGAACATATTAATATCCCAGAACATCAACCCAAAATCCAGAACGAACGCTTTGTAACAGACATCGTTTGTTACAATGCAGCAAAGATGGTAGAACAAACCAATGCCAAAGTAATTGCAACCTTGACCTATTCGGGATACACGGCGTTCCAGATTTCCTCTCATCGTCCGTTATCGTATATTCTAGTGTTTAACCCTAGTAAGCGAATCAACCGAATGCTGAATTTACTTTGGGGTGTAAAAGCAATTAATTATGATCCACGAGATACAAGCACCGACCAAACAGTGATCGAAGTCAACACCATTGCTATTGAGCGTGGATTCGTAAAATATGGCGAGTATATTATTAATCTAAATGCGATGCCAGCCTTCGAAAAAGGAATTACCAATACCGTTCGTTTAACGACTGCGTAA
- a CDS encoding sensor histidine kinase, protein MNQNKKQALRTSLSVRIFLGMFGVILVIATSILLITSNHYNKQTERYHEDLLKRKEQTVLALIDYEIIDNSYGEKKDDILKILEDKILGFQDISKMDVNIYDLRGNLILSTQVSQPKYLVIPENILKTLNKKEYYTDYTSDNIRENNLYSTFSYVKNIQGQRIGIVNLPYYTNESFLQEDKEALLRLYGAVLLFVIVVGGLISWRISRQITNRLRVFAARIRETQVVGNNKPLYYTGNDEIKILVDSYNEMLQKLKEQSDQLAQIEREEAWKDLAKQVAHEVKNPLTPMKLMIQSYIRKFDLNDDRLEEKTRNLTEALLDQIDTISTIAEAFSDFAKMPIRKDETIDMVKVIENTLSIYPSQYIHFSSSHDEILYRIDKIYLNRIITNLTKNALQAVPANVQPEIRVTIEKKVNRLLIKVSDNGNGIPPEMGNKIFTPKFTTKNSGMGIGLPMVKKIVEDYNGLIRYVSEESKGTTFIINFPIDE, encoded by the coding sequence ATGAATCAAAATAAAAAGCAGGCATTGAGAACCTCGTTGTCTGTACGCATATTCTTGGGTATGTTTGGCGTAATTTTGGTTATCGCCACCTCTATCCTACTCATTACCTCTAACCACTACAACAAGCAAACCGAACGCTATCATGAAGATTTATTAAAAAGAAAAGAGCAAACCGTTTTGGCACTTATCGATTATGAGATTATTGATAATTCATACGGCGAAAAAAAAGATGATATCCTAAAAATTCTGGAAGATAAAATACTAGGCTTCCAAGATATTAGTAAAATGGATGTCAATATTTATGACCTCCGTGGAAACTTGATTCTTTCTACCCAAGTTTCACAACCGAAATATCTCGTCATACCAGAAAATATCCTAAAAACATTAAATAAAAAAGAGTATTACACCGATTACACTAGTGATAATATCAGAGAAAACAACTTATATTCTACGTTTTCTTACGTTAAGAATATCCAAGGACAACGGATCGGAATCGTCAATTTACCCTATTATACCAACGAATCTTTCCTTCAAGAAGACAAAGAGGCACTATTGCGTTTATACGGCGCAGTTCTATTATTTGTAATTGTGGTAGGAGGTTTGATTTCTTGGCGAATTTCTCGTCAGATAACAAACAGATTACGTGTTTTTGCCGCGAGAATTAGAGAAACCCAAGTCGTAGGAAACAATAAGCCTCTATATTATACGGGGAATGATGAGATAAAAATATTGGTAGACTCGTACAATGAAATGCTTCAGAAACTAAAAGAACAATCGGATCAATTGGCACAAATAGAACGAGAAGAAGCATGGAAAGACTTGGCGAAACAAGTTGCACATGAGGTAAAAAATCCATTGACACCAATGAAATTAATGATCCAAAGTTATATCCGAAAATTTGATCTAAACGATGATCGACTCGAAGAAAAAACACGAAATTTAACAGAAGCATTACTCGATCAGATTGATACAATTTCTACCATTGCAGAAGCCTTTTCGGATTTTGCCAAGATGCCCATCAGAAAAGACGAAACTATAGACATGGTAAAAGTTATAGAAAACACACTTAGCATCTATCCTTCACAATATATACATTTTTCTAGCAGCCATGATGAGATTCTTTATCGTATTGATAAAATTTACCTCAACCGAATAATCACCAACCTTACGAAAAATGCCTTGCAAGCTGTACCTGCCAACGTACAGCCAGAAATTCGTGTAACAATAGAAAAAAAAGTAAATCGATTATTAATAAAAGTTTCGGATAACGGAAACGGAATTCCACCAGAAATGGGTAATAAAATCTTCACCCCAAAATTCACGACCAAAAATAGCGGAATGGGAATTGGACTGCCGATGGTGAAAAAAATCGTCGAAGATTACAACGGTCTGATTCGTTATGTGAGCGAAGAAAGTAAAGGAACCACTTTTATCATAAACTTCCCGATTGATGAATAA
- a CDS encoding IPExxxVDY family protein has protein sequence MTDILLDDLIDFQLLGIISTFSNPFQLVYHLNVEQHTQFTRTNDLDIYINDELLVYYPTFLWEDPLQQRSYHLIKNLPLPEFNSDTKDMNKLFDMAPYLLPQHKNYNYILKINGWEFDAHTVHLPFGLSHAIQNIVQFDLTQIKTLDRLIF, from the coding sequence ATGACCGATATCCTTCTTGATGATTTAATTGATTTTCAATTGTTGGGTATCATATCGACCTTTAGCAATCCGTTCCAATTGGTGTATCATCTCAATGTAGAGCAACATACCCAATTTACACGAACCAATGATTTAGACATCTACATCAACGATGAATTATTGGTCTATTATCCAACTTTTTTATGGGAAGATCCCTTACAACAAAGATCCTATCATTTGATAAAAAACCTACCGTTGCCAGAATTCAACTCCGACACCAAAGACATGAACAAGTTGTTTGATATGGCACCATATTTACTACCTCAACATAAAAATTATAACTATATCTTAAAAATTAATGGTTGGGAATTTGATGCACATACTGTACATTTGCCTTTTGGTCTAAGTCACGCTATACAAAATATTGTACAATTCGATTTAACCCAAATTAAAACTCTTGACCGCTTGATTTTTTAA
- a CDS encoding riboflavin synthase has translation MFTGIVEAVGHVRKIEKEEKNIHFWIEAPFVDELKIDQSVAHNGVCLTVVDFKDNLYKVTAIDETLSKTNLARWQINDLVNLERCMPLNARLDGHIVQGHVDQIGQLINIEEQQGSFLLTIAYDEEKSGNVTVEKGSICLNGISLTVVNSKIGEFSVAIIPYTWEFTNLHQLNLGDELNLEFDIVGKYIKRLIPNIN, from the coding sequence ATGTTTACAGGAATCGTAGAGGCAGTCGGTCATGTAAGAAAAATAGAAAAAGAAGAAAAAAATATTCACTTTTGGATTGAAGCTCCCTTTGTAGATGAACTAAAAATTGATCAAAGTGTAGCCCACAATGGCGTATGTCTAACAGTGGTTGATTTTAAAGATAATCTCTATAAAGTTACTGCAATCGACGAGACACTCTCCAAAACTAATCTTGCACGTTGGCAAATTAATGATTTGGTCAACTTAGAACGCTGTATGCCTCTCAACGCTCGCTTAGACGGACACATCGTGCAAGGACATGTAGACCAGATAGGTCAATTAATCAACATAGAAGAGCAACAAGGAAGTTTTCTTTTAACAATTGCCTATGATGAAGAAAAAAGTGGAAATGTTACAGTAGAAAAAGGATCAATCTGTCTCAACGGAATTAGTCTAACAGTTGTAAATAGTAAAATTGGAGAATTTTCAGTAGCAATTATTCCGTACACTTGGGAGTTTACAAACCTACATCAATTGAATCTTGGCGATGAACTAAATCTTGAATTTGATATTGTTGGGAAATACATCAAACGATTAATACCGAATATAAACTAA